The following is a genomic window from Pseudomonadota bacterium.
ATGGCCTCCGAGGACCCTCTCTTCATCCTCTACACCTCCGGCTCCACAGGCAAGCCCAAGGGCGTGCTGCACACCACCGGCGGGTACATGGTCTTCGCGGCAACGACGTTCAAGTACATCTTCGACTACCACGACGAGGACGTCTTCTGGTGCACGGCCGACATCGGCTGGGTCACGGGCCACACCTACATCGTCTACGGGCCGCTGCTCAACGCCGCGACCTCGGTGATGTTCGAGGGGGTGCCGACCTATCCCGACGCCGGCCGCTTCTGGGACATCTGCCAGAGGCACGGCGTGACGATCTTCTACACAGCGCCCACGGCGATCCGCTCGCTCATGCGCGAAGGGGAGCAGTGGCCCAAGAAATACGACCTCTCCAAGCTCCGAATCCTGGGTTCGGTCGGCGAGCCGATCAACCCCGAGGCGTGGATGTGGTACTACAAGAACATCGGCCGCGAGAAGGCGCCGATCATGGACACATGGTGGCAGACCGAGACCGGCGGGATCCTCATCACCCCCTTGCCGGGTGCCATCTCCACGAAGCCGGGATCTGCGACCTTCCCGTTCTTCGGGGTGAAGCCCAAGGTGATCCGCGAGAACGGCAGCACATGCGGGACGAACGAGGGGGGGTACCTCGTCATCGAGGAGCCGTGGCCCGGGATGATGCGCACGGTCTACAACCATCACGAGCGCTTCAAGGAGACCTATTTCGCGATGTTCCCCGGCGTCTACTTCACGGGCGACGGCGCACGAGTCGACGAGGACGGGTACTATTGGCTCATGGGCCGCGTTGACGACGTGATCAACGTCTCCGGCCACCGCATCGGCACAGCCGAGGTGGAATCGGCGCTGGTTTCGCATCCCTTCGTCGCCGAGGCGGCGGTCGTCGGCTACCCGCACGACATCAAGGGCCAGGGTCTCTACGCATACGTAACGCTCAAGGCCGGCCAGCACGGCAGCGACGAGATCAAGAAGGCGCTGGTCGCGCATGTCCGCAAGGAGATCGGCCCGATCGCGACCCCGGACAAGCTCCACTTCACCGACGCGCTGCCCAAGACGCGCTCCGGCAAGATCATGCGCCGGATACTGCGCAAGATCGCCGAGGGCGACATCACGAACCTGGGCGACACCTCGACGCTGGCAGACCCCAACGTGGTCAACGCCCTTGTCGAAGGAAGACAATAGATCAGGTCGAGGCTGAGGTTAAGGTTGAGATTTGGCACAACAAGAAAGGCCCCCTGGAGACAGGGGGCCTTTTTCGGCTTACGGCTTACGGGTCACGATGTTCAGTTCTTTATAACCCTGAGCGTCGTGCCGGCGCGGACAGCCGACGGGTCGTCGAGGCTGTTCCACTCCTGCAGCTGCGAGATCGTGACGCTGTGCATGCGCGCGATGGTCCAGAGCGTCTCGCCGTTCTTGACGGTGTGGTTGATCGTCTTTCCGCCGCCCGCCGATGTCCGAGACGGGGCCGAAGCGTCCGAGAGCTTGATCGGCGTTTCCGCCGCACTCTTCATCGGCTCGACCCTGACAGTTTCCGGTTTTGCAGATGCCGCGGACTTCCCTGCGCCGGACCTTATGACCAGATTCCGGCCTGCGCGGACCTTTCGCGGGTCTCTGATATTGTTCCATGCCATGAGGTTCTTCGTGGACACGCCGTACCGCTCGGCCACGTGGCCCAGCGTCTCCCCGGCCTTGAGCCTGTGCGTGGCGGGTGCGGACTTTGCGACTGCGGTCGCCGCACTCCCCTGAATTTTCTGCGCCTGCACCTCAGATGGAGCAGCGGCCTCGTCGATCCCCGCCGCGGCGGTCATCTCCGAATCGGAAACGGGCCCAATCACGGCCTCGGGCACCGCGATCGGCGCAGCGACCTCGGCCTTCGGCTCCGCTGCCGCAGATCTTGAATTTACCTTGAGCTTCGCCCCCGCTTTGAGCGAACGCGGGTTCTTTATGTTGTTGAGCGCCATGAGCTCCTTCGCGCCCATGCCGTAGCGACCCGCTATGCCCCCCACAGTCTCTCCGCTCCTCACCGTGTGGGTCCCGCCCGATTGTCTCGACGCCTGCCTCGCATCGCCCGACGACTCAGTCGTCTTCGCAGGCCCCTGCCCGCTGAGCACCAGCCTCTGGCCGACCTTGAGCCGCCGCGGATCTTTTATGTTGTTCATGGCCATCAGCTGCTTCGTGGAGACCCCGGCGCGCGCCGCGATGCCGCCTGCCGTATCGCCCTTTTTGACGGTGTAGTGATCGGAGCTGCC
Proteins encoded in this region:
- the acs gene encoding acetate--CoA ligase, encoding MEETRRFDPPAELKQKAWVKSFEEYKKMYDRSISDPDGFWGEMAGNFEWYRKWDKVRSYDFREKIDIRYYDGGQTNVTVNCLDRNVKAGKGDKVALLWEGNEPTQSRKITYKQLLADVCRFANALKKRGVKKGDRVSIYMPMIPELPIAMLACARIGAIHSIVFGGFSADALRDRILDSGCKILITTDGSWRGKKPIPLKTAADEAMRMCEEAGGPVTNCIVFKHTEQEIAMKDGRDVWWSDAVKGQPDTCEPEKMASEDPLFILYTSGSTGKPKGVLHTTGGYMVFAATTFKYIFDYHDEDVFWCTADIGWVTGHTYIVYGPLLNAATSVMFEGVPTYPDAGRFWDICQRHGVTIFYTAPTAIRSLMREGEQWPKKYDLSKLRILGSVGEPINPEAWMWYYKNIGREKAPIMDTWWQTETGGILITPLPGAISTKPGSATFPFFGVKPKVIRENGSTCGTNEGGYLVIEEPWPGMMRTVYNHHERFKETYFAMFPGVYFTGDGARVDEDGYYWLMGRVDDVINVSGHRIGTAEVESALVSHPFVAEAAVVGYPHDIKGQGLYAYVTLKAGQHGSDEIKKALVAHVRKEIGPIATPDKLHFTDALPKTRSGKIMRRILRKIAEGDITNLGDTSTLADPNVVNALVEGRQ